In Flavobacterium lacustre, a genomic segment contains:
- a CDS encoding sterol desaturase family protein, which yields MISFLIFLGVFLFMECVTWCTHKYVMHGLMWYFHADHHQPKYAGVFERNDIFFVIFAIPSIILFYFGVEGGMNYKFFIGLGITFYGFCYFTIHDVLIHQRFKWFKNTNNKYLVGLRKAHKVHHKHLGKEHGECFGMLFVPFKYYKM from the coding sequence ATGATATCTTTTTTGATTTTTCTGGGCGTTTTCCTTTTTATGGAATGTGTTACGTGGTGTACCCACAAATACGTTATGCACGGCTTGATGTGGTATTTTCATGCCGATCATCATCAGCCTAAATATGCAGGTGTTTTTGAGCGTAATGACATCTTTTTTGTCATTTTTGCCATACCCAGCATCATTCTTTTTTACTTCGGGGTAGAAGGCGGTATGAACTACAAATTTTTCATTGGTTTAGGGATAACCTTTTACGGTTTTTGCTATTTCACGATACACGACGTCTTAATTCACCAACGTTTCAAATGGTTTAAAAACACCAATAACAAGTACCTGGTTGGTTTGCGAAAAGCCCACAAAGTACACCACAAACATCTTGGAAAAGAGCATGGCGAGTGCTTCGGTATGTTATTTGTGCCTTTCAAATATTACAAAATGTAA
- a CDS encoding SRPBCC family protein yields MKLYTKESTQYVNASIEECWAFFSSPQNLQKITPETMGFQITDFDGKKMYAGQIIQYKVSPLLGIKLPWVTEITFVKENSYFIDEQRFGPYALWHHKHFFEETENGVKMTDLVHYGLPLGFIGRIMNTLIVKNKLKAIFDHRHVMVDQLFNAK; encoded by the coding sequence ATGAAACTCTATACCAAAGAAAGCACACAATATGTAAATGCCAGTATCGAAGAATGTTGGGCCTTTTTCTCCAGTCCACAAAACCTGCAGAAAATTACTCCTGAAACAATGGGTTTTCAAATCACCGATTTTGATGGAAAAAAAATGTATGCAGGTCAAATAATTCAATACAAAGTTTCTCCTCTTTTGGGTATAAAACTGCCTTGGGTAACCGAAATTACTTTCGTAAAAGAAAATAGTTATTTTATTGATGAACAACGTTTTGGACCGTATGCACTTTGGCATCACAAACATTTTTTTGAAGAAACAGAAAATGGAGTCAAAATGACCGATTTAGTTCATTACGGTTTACCACTGGGTTTCATTGGCCGTATCATGAATACATTAATAGTAAAAAATAAATTGAAAGCCATTTTTGACCACAGACACGTCATGGTAGATCAACTTTTTAATGCTAAATAA
- a CDS encoding SDR family oxidoreductase produces the protein MKILLTGATGYIGKRLLPILVAQGHEIICCARDKHRFYCPKEFEKSVTVIEVDFLKPETLSAIPPDIDAAYYLIHSMSGSASNYDELESISALNFVERINQTRAKQVIYLSGIVNDKSLSKHLSSRKAVEDILNMGVFATTTLRAGIIVGSGSASFEIIRDLVHKLPVMITPRWLNTKCQPIGIPDVLEFLMKSLLNPSTYNQSFDIGGPDILTYKEMLLGFAKATHVKRWIYTVPIMTPKLSSYWLYFVTSTSYKLASALVSSMKVEVICSDNRINDLLQVTPMTYEQALSRALIKINKDDIPSSWKDAMISGRFKGSLMDYRKVPKKDCFIDRRKMEIENRDFTIERIWSIGGETGWYYGDWLWSLRGFIDKLYGGVGSRRGRTNKHDIHSGDALDFWRVLYANKEEGKLILYAEMKLPGEAWLEFKIINNTLYQAATFRPKGVWGKLYWYSVLPFHGFIFKGMLEKLIK, from the coding sequence ATGAAAATTCTCTTAACAGGCGCAACAGGTTATATCGGGAAGAGGCTGCTCCCTATTTTGGTCGCGCAAGGTCACGAAATAATCTGCTGCGCAAGAGATAAACATCGGTTTTATTGCCCAAAGGAATTCGAAAAAAGTGTAACAGTTATCGAAGTCGATTTTCTGAAACCAGAAACATTGTCGGCTATACCTCCCGATATTGATGCGGCGTATTATCTGATTCATTCGATGTCCGGTTCAGCATCTAATTATGATGAATTAGAAAGTATTTCGGCGCTAAATTTTGTAGAAAGAATCAATCAAACCCGTGCCAAACAAGTGATTTACTTGAGCGGTATTGTTAATGACAAATCCCTCTCTAAGCATTTATCCTCCCGAAAAGCAGTAGAAGATATCTTGAACATGGGCGTCTTTGCAACCACCACTTTACGGGCAGGAATTATTGTAGGTTCCGGAAGTGCCTCGTTCGAAATTATTCGGGATTTAGTGCATAAACTTCCCGTGATGATTACTCCAAGATGGCTGAATACTAAGTGCCAACCCATTGGTATTCCTGACGTTTTAGAATTTTTGATGAAATCTCTATTAAATCCAAGTACGTACAATCAGAGTTTTGATATTGGCGGACCAGACATTTTGACTTATAAAGAAATGCTTTTGGGTTTTGCAAAAGCAACACATGTTAAACGGTGGATTTATACCGTTCCCATCATGACGCCCAAACTGTCTTCGTATTGGCTGTATTTTGTGACCTCAACCTCGTATAAATTAGCATCGGCATTAGTGAGCAGCATGAAAGTAGAAGTGATTTGCAGCGACAACCGAATCAATGATTTACTGCAAGTAACCCCCATGACTTATGAGCAAGCCTTGTCACGAGCCTTGATAAAAATCAATAAAGACGACATCCCGTCGAGCTGGAAAGATGCTATGATTAGCGGGCGCTTCAAAGGAAGTTTGATGGATTATCGTAAAGTACCCAAAAAAGACTGTTTTATAGACCGTCGCAAAATGGAAATTGAAAACCGTGATTTTACCATCGAAAGAATTTGGTCTATTGGTGGAGAAACTGGCTGGTATTACGGCGATTGGCTATGGAGTTTGCGTGGTTTTATCGATAAATTGTACGGTGGCGTGGGTTCCCGCAGAGGAAGAACCAACAAACACGATATTCATTCCGGAGATGCATTGGATTTTTGGCGTGTTTTATATGCCAATAAAGAAGAAGGCAAACTTATTTTGTATGCCGAAATGAAATTACCCGGAGAAGCCTGGCTTGAATTCAAAATCATCAACAACACCTTATACCAAGCGGCAACATTCAGACCAAAAGGCGTTTGGGGAAAATTATACTGGTATTCCGTTTTGCCGTTTCATGGTTTTATTTTTAAAGGGATGTTGGAAAAACTGATTAAATAA
- a CDS encoding phytoene desaturase family protein yields the protein MTKIKNITIIGSGFSSLAASCYLAQSGHRVTVYEKNATTGGRARQLKAEGFTFDMGPSWYWMPDVFDRFFADFNKKTTDYYELIKLSPAYRVYYGIDDYITIADNLEEIVATFEGIEKGSGKILQDFMAEAKSNYDIAIKDLVYRPGVSPLELVTVETAKKVGQFFSTISRDVRKKFKNQRLIQILEFPVLFLGAKPSDTPSFYSFMNYADFGLGTWHPKTGMFDVVFAMESLAKELGVKFVTNAAIDKIIVENKTAKALIVNGERIDSDLVLSGADYHHTETLLDEEHRVYSEKYWDSRVFAPSSLLFYIGFNKKIENISHHALFFDVDFYQHAKDIYDEPQWPAEPLFYANFPSLTDPTAAPEGMESAFFLVPLAPGIEDTEALRSEYFDKIIDRFEALTQQSVKNNVIFQHSFCKNDFVEEYNSYKGNAYGMANTLLQTAFLRPKLKSKKVKNLYFTGQLTVPGPGVPPALISGKLVSDLINKQFSEA from the coding sequence ATGACAAAGATAAAAAATATTACAATTATAGGTTCTGGGTTTTCTTCATTGGCTGCTTCATGCTATTTAGCGCAAAGCGGACACAGAGTTACCGTGTATGAAAAAAATGCAACCACAGGAGGAAGAGCGCGACAGTTAAAAGCAGAAGGTTTTACCTTTGATATGGGACCAAGTTGGTATTGGATGCCAGATGTTTTTGATCGTTTTTTTGCTGATTTCAACAAAAAAACAACCGATTACTACGAACTGATAAAGTTGTCTCCGGCTTACAGAGTGTACTATGGCATTGATGATTACATTACAATAGCGGATAATTTGGAGGAAATTGTAGCCACTTTTGAAGGAATTGAAAAAGGAAGCGGTAAAATTTTACAAGATTTTATGGCTGAAGCCAAAAGCAATTATGACATTGCCATAAAAGATTTGGTTTACCGTCCGGGAGTTTCTCCTTTAGAATTAGTTACAGTAGAAACAGCTAAAAAAGTGGGGCAGTTTTTCAGTACAATCAGCCGAGATGTTCGCAAAAAATTTAAGAACCAACGATTGATTCAGATTCTTGAATTTCCAGTTTTGTTTCTTGGAGCGAAACCATCAGATACACCGTCGTTTTATAGTTTTATGAATTATGCAGATTTTGGTTTAGGAACTTGGCATCCAAAAACAGGAATGTTTGATGTGGTTTTTGCCATGGAAAGTTTAGCCAAAGAATTAGGTGTAAAATTTGTGACCAATGCAGCAATTGATAAAATTATTGTTGAAAATAAAACAGCAAAAGCACTTATTGTAAATGGAGAAAGAATAGATTCTGATTTGGTTTTAAGCGGAGCCGATTACCATCATACCGAAACCTTATTAGACGAAGAGCATCGTGTTTACTCCGAAAAATATTGGGACAGTCGAGTTTTTGCACCATCGTCATTGCTTTTCTATATTGGGTTTAACAAAAAAATAGAGAATATTTCGCATCATGCATTGTTTTTTGATGTTGATTTTTATCAGCATGCCAAAGACATTTATGATGAACCGCAATGGCCTGCGGAGCCTTTGTTTTATGCTAACTTTCCTTCTTTGACCGATCCAACTGCTGCGCCCGAAGGAATGGAATCAGCCTTCTTTTTAGTGCCATTAGCACCCGGAATAGAAGATACAGAAGCCTTGAGGTCTGAATATTTTGATAAAATTATTGATCGTTTTGAGGCTTTGACACAGCAAAGTGTAAAAAATAATGTTATATTTCAACACTCATTTTGCAAAAATGATTTTGTAGAAGAATATAACTCCTACAAAGGAAATGCATACGGAATGGCCAATACGTTATTACAAACCGCATTTTTGAGACCGAAATTAAAAAGTAAAAAAGTAAAAAACTTATATTTCACAGGGCAATTAACCGTTCCTGGTCCCGGAGTTCCACCGGCATTAATTTCAGGAAAACTAGTATCAGATTTAATAAATAAACAATTTTCAGAAGCATAA
- a CDS encoding MerR family transcriptional regulator, with translation MNNIKNVFSIKDLENLSGIKAHTIRIWEKRYNVLKPMRTDTNIRLYDLPSLQKLLNITLLHDYGYKISKIATYSEDKIPSLVREIISSKTAKSHAISDFKMAMMNFDQELFFTTYNWLIAEKSFKEIFHQVFIPLMNELGLLWQSDTITPAHEHFISYLIKQKLLVNTEKLQVLKQTKNDKVFVLSLPMNEIHELGLMYLHYEILLNGYKSIYLGESMPIENLKDLKRHYDAIVFVSYLTVQPERDSIDTYINEMTSQLVDENTELWFTGRQVEFIQKENLSDKISIFTSISELVSLL, from the coding sequence ATGAACAATATAAAAAATGTTTTTAGCATTAAAGATCTTGAAAATCTTTCCGGGATAAAAGCGCATACCATACGAATTTGGGAAAAAAGATATAATGTTTTGAAACCCATGCGTACCGATACAAATATCAGACTGTATGATCTTCCGAGTCTTCAAAAACTTTTGAATATTACATTGTTACATGATTACGGATACAAAATATCAAAAATAGCAACTTATTCCGAAGATAAGATTCCTTCTTTGGTAAGAGAAATAATTTCGTCTAAAACGGCCAAAAGTCATGCAATAAGTGATTTTAAAATGGCAATGATGAACTTTGATCAAGAGCTCTTTTTTACGACTTACAATTGGCTTATTGCTGAAAAATCATTCAAAGAAATCTTTCATCAAGTTTTTATTCCCTTGATGAATGAACTTGGATTATTATGGCAGTCAGATACGATTACGCCTGCACATGAGCATTTTATAAGCTATCTAATCAAACAAAAATTATTAGTCAACACCGAAAAACTTCAAGTTTTAAAACAAACTAAAAATGATAAAGTCTTCGTTCTTTCGCTTCCTATGAATGAAATTCATGAGTTGGGTTTGATGTATTTGCATTACGAAATTCTGTTAAATGGTTACAAGTCAATTTATTTGGGTGAAAGTATGCCTATTGAGAATCTGAAAGATTTAAAAAGACATTATGACGCTATTGTATTTGTTTCTTATCTTACCGTTCAGCCGGAAAGGGATTCAATCGATACATATATCAATGAAATGACTTCACAGTTGGTTGATGAAAATACTGAGTTGTGGTTTACAGGCCGACAAGTAGAGTTTATCCAAAAGGAAAACCTGTCCGATAAAATTTCAATTTTCACTTCTATCTCAGAATTAGTTAGTCTGTTATAG
- a CDS encoding cryptochrome/photolyase family protein, translating to MTKQEVTFFWFRRDLRLEDNVGLYHALQSKFPVIPLFIFDDAILDSLPKNDARVGFIHESLAKINQQLQEIGSSLLVKKGKTQQVWQELLQEFEVKEVYFNKDYEPYALERDLAISELLESNKTKPHSYKDQVIFEEKEITKADGLPYTVYTPYKNKWLEKYKSMAPIPEFEAVNIFSNFFKFHFDFPTLEQIGFEESTIKVQPHNLSKIANYHETRDFPAIDSTSYLSPHLRFGTVSIRKLVNWAVRKNEVFLSELIWREFFMQILFSFPKVVTHNFKSAYDGIQWRNNEEEFKRWCTGTTGYPMVDAGMRQLNETGYMHNRVRMVVASFLCKHLLIQWQWGEAYFAQKLLDYELSANVGNWQWAAGTGCDAAPYFRVFNPEIQLTKFDEKGIYIRKWIPEFNLGYGKPIVEHAMARDRAIATYKAGIVK from the coding sequence ATGACAAAGCAAGAAGTAACTTTTTTTTGGTTCAGACGTGATTTACGATTAGAAGATAATGTAGGTTTGTACCACGCTTTACAATCAAAATTTCCGGTGATTCCCTTGTTTATTTTTGACGATGCGATTTTAGACAGTTTACCAAAAAACGATGCCAGAGTTGGTTTTATACACGAATCCTTGGCTAAAATCAACCAACAATTGCAGGAAATTGGTAGTTCCCTTTTGGTAAAAAAAGGAAAAACACAGCAAGTTTGGCAAGAACTCCTTCAGGAATTTGAAGTAAAGGAAGTCTATTTCAATAAAGATTACGAACCGTATGCATTAGAGCGGGATTTGGCCATCAGCGAATTATTAGAATCCAATAAAACAAAACCACATTCGTATAAAGACCAAGTGATTTTTGAAGAAAAAGAAATCACAAAAGCCGATGGATTGCCCTATACCGTTTATACACCGTATAAAAATAAGTGGCTGGAAAAATACAAATCCATGGCACCGATTCCAGAATTTGAGGCGGTTAATATCTTTTCAAATTTCTTTAAATTTCATTTTGATTTTCCAACATTGGAACAAATCGGATTTGAAGAAAGCACCATAAAAGTACAACCACACAACTTATCAAAAATTGCTAATTACCACGAAACCCGCGATTTTCCTGCAATAGACAGCACCTCTTATTTGTCGCCACATTTGCGTTTTGGGACCGTCAGTATCCGAAAATTAGTCAATTGGGCGGTTCGTAAAAACGAAGTCTTTTTGAGTGAATTAATTTGGAGAGAGTTTTTTATGCAAATTCTATTCAGCTTTCCAAAAGTGGTTACCCATAATTTCAAATCGGCTTACGATGGCATTCAGTGGCGCAATAACGAAGAAGAGTTCAAGCGCTGGTGTACCGGAACTACCGGATATCCGATGGTTGATGCCGGAATGCGTCAACTGAACGAAACGGGCTATATGCACAACCGGGTTCGGATGGTGGTGGCCAGTTTTCTATGCAAACATTTATTGATTCAGTGGCAGTGGGGGGAAGCGTATTTTGCCCAGAAATTATTAGATTACGAATTGTCGGCTAATGTTGGCAATTGGCAATGGGCTGCGGGAACCGGTTGTGATGCTGCACCGTATTTCCGAGTTTTTAATCCCGAAATTCAACTCACAAAATTTGACGAAAAAGGAATTTACATCCGCAAATGGATACCCGAATTCAATTTGGGATACGGTAAACCCATTGTGGAACATGCTATGGCCAGAGACCGAGCCATTGCTACCTATAAAGCAGGAATCGTAAAGTAA
- a CDS encoding CotH kinase family protein, producing MIKFYFVRPFTVSNILLGFVFFFSFNSSAQTFTDSNLPIVSITTDNNPNTNLPLDILDDPKILATMKIIKRPDGTRNYLTDINTPTFLNYNGRIGIEIRGSSSQTLPKKGYGLTTLKADNTSNNNVELLGMPSENDWILNGIAFDPSLVRDYLSYNLSRQIGNYATRTAYCEVVINGEYKGLYILQEKIKAGSDRVNVLKIGTSDITSPNVTGGFITKADKTTGGDPIAWSMPSYTTTVDFIHELPKPAAVQPAQTAYIYDQFLQLASTSNANATSVINGYPSVIDVPSFVDFMLINELASNADAYQFSTYFHKDRNGKLRAGPIWDFNLTYGNDLFLWGFDRSKTDIWQFSNGDNEGAKFWTDLFNNPLYKCYFAKRWNQLTQTGQPLNYSSLVQFVDATLNYISEAKVREHQKWGTVTNQDTEITNLKAFLSNRISWITTNLGSYSDCNSVVIPALVINKINYNPVISDGFPANDLEFIEIKNTGATTVNLTGFYLRELGVSYQFPANSSVLANESIFLASNPTTFKAKYGITAFGQFTRNLSNSSQKLVLADGYGNTIDSVEYFDVAPWPADADGQGSYLQLIDTTLDNGLASSWISSSSVTLATPSYVETSTISVYPNPVADILNIRVQKTIKGVKIFDVSGHLITEIKPKTDMISVDFSSYSKGLYFITIYDENTFTTTKVIKQ from the coding sequence ATGATAAAATTTTACTTTGTAAGACCTTTTACGGTTTCCAATATTCTTTTAGGATTTGTTTTCTTCTTCTCTTTTAACAGTTCTGCGCAGACTTTTACCGACAGTAATTTACCAATTGTCAGTATTACTACAGATAATAATCCCAATACAAATTTGCCTCTTGATATTTTGGATGATCCCAAAATTTTGGCGACTATGAAAATCATCAAAAGACCGGATGGAACCAGAAACTATCTTACAGATATAAATACACCGACTTTTTTAAATTATAACGGCAGAATAGGTATTGAAATCCGAGGTTCCTCTTCGCAAACTTTGCCTAAAAAAGGCTACGGATTAACTACTTTAAAAGCAGATAATACCAGTAATAATAATGTAGAATTATTAGGAATGCCCAGTGAAAATGACTGGATTCTAAACGGAATCGCTTTTGATCCGTCATTGGTTAGAGATTACTTGTCATATAACTTGTCCAGACAAATAGGGAATTATGCCACCCGAACCGCATATTGTGAGGTTGTAATAAATGGCGAGTACAAAGGATTGTATATTTTGCAGGAAAAAATCAAAGCAGGTTCTGATCGTGTCAATGTTTTAAAAATTGGGACTTCAGATATTACTTCGCCAAATGTTACAGGAGGTTTTATTACTAAAGCGGATAAAACCACAGGAGGCGATCCAATTGCCTGGTCAATGCCATCTTATACCACAACAGTAGATTTTATTCATGAATTGCCAAAGCCTGCAGCTGTTCAGCCAGCACAAACGGCCTATATTTACGATCAGTTTCTTCAATTGGCATCCACTTCAAATGCTAATGCAACGAGTGTAATTAATGGATATCCTTCCGTAATCGATGTGCCTTCTTTTGTAGATTTCATGCTCATTAATGAATTGGCTTCTAACGCTGATGCCTATCAATTCAGTACCTATTTTCACAAAGACAGAAACGGAAAATTACGTGCCGGACCTATTTGGGATTTTAATTTAACATACGGGAATGATTTGTTTTTATGGGGATTTGACAGAAGCAAAACCGATATCTGGCAGTTTTCAAACGGAGACAATGAAGGAGCTAAATTTTGGACTGATTTATTCAATAATCCACTGTATAAATGCTATTTCGCCAAAAGATGGAACCAGCTTACTCAAACCGGACAGCCTTTGAATTATTCTAGTCTGGTTCAGTTTGTTGATGCAACACTGAATTATATTAGTGAAGCCAAAGTCAGAGAACATCAAAAATGGGGAACTGTAACCAATCAAGACACGGAAATAACCAATTTGAAAGCGTTTTTGTCTAATAGAATTTCTTGGATTACAACTAATTTGGGTTCTTATTCCGATTGTAATTCAGTTGTAATTCCAGCATTAGTAATCAATAAAATAAATTATAATCCTGTAATTTCTGATGGTTTTCCAGCGAATGATTTAGAATTCATCGAAATAAAAAACACAGGCGCTACTACCGTTAATTTGACGGGTTTCTATTTGCGGGAATTGGGTGTGAGTTATCAGTTTCCGGCTAATTCTTCGGTTTTGGCTAATGAAAGTATTTTTCTGGCAAGTAATCCAACTACTTTTAAGGCGAAGTACGGAATAACGGCGTTTGGACAATTTACAAGGAATTTATCTAACAGTTCTCAAAAACTGGTTTTGGCGGATGGATATGGAAACACCATCGATTCGGTAGAATATTTTGATGTAGCACCTTGGCCTGCCGATGCCGATGGACAAGGCAGTTATTTGCAATTAATTGATACGACATTAGACAATGGTTTGGCTTCGAGTTGGATTTCGTCATCGAGTGTAACTTTGGCAACTCCATCTTATGTTGAAACTTCTACAATTTCGGTTTATCCAAATCCGGTTGCTGATATTTTAAATATTCGTGTTCAAAAAACAATTAAAGGCGTCAAAATTTTTGATGTTTCAGGGCATTTAATAACTGAAATCAAACCAAAAACAGATATGATTTCAGTTGATTTTAGCTCGTATTCCAAAGGTTTGTATTTTATTACCATTTATGATGAAAATACTTTCACCACCACAAAAGTAATTAAGCAATAA
- a CDS encoding phytoene/squalene synthase family protein: MKQLFDEVSFKCSKLVTKNYSTSFSMAVYMLSPSIRDAIYSIYGFVRFADEIVDSFHGFEKENLIHDFEAEYYKAYDSGISLNPILNAFQITVKQNNISDDLIQAFLKSMKLDLTKSVYQSKSEYDEYIYGSADVVGLMCLKVFVQGNNTKYDQLKDEAMRLGSAFQKVNFLRDLKDDNLVLNRNYFPGVDLNSFDEKSKIAIIKEIQEDFRVAYQGIIKLPIEAKFGVYTAFVYYKKLLKKLENTPCHEIGTTRIRVSNYTKAGLLAQSFVSYKLKLVQ, translated from the coding sequence ATGAAGCAATTATTTGATGAGGTATCTTTTAAGTGCAGCAAATTGGTTACCAAAAACTACAGCACTTCATTCTCAATGGCGGTTTACATGCTTTCGCCAAGCATTAGGGATGCCATTTACAGCATCTATGGTTTTGTGCGTTTTGCCGATGAAATTGTAGATTCTTTTCATGGTTTCGAAAAAGAAAACCTTATCCATGATTTTGAAGCAGAATATTACAAAGCATACGATTCTGGAATTAGTTTAAACCCTATTTTAAACGCCTTTCAAATTACGGTGAAGCAAAACAATATTTCCGATGATTTGATTCAGGCTTTTTTGAAAAGTATGAAACTCGATTTGACTAAATCAGTATACCAAAGTAAATCCGAGTATGATGAGTACATTTACGGTTCGGCTGATGTAGTGGGATTGATGTGTCTCAAAGTTTTTGTGCAAGGGAATAACACTAAATACGACCAACTCAAAGACGAGGCGATGCGTTTGGGTTCTGCTTTTCAAAAAGTGAATTTTTTACGCGATTTGAAAGATGATAATTTGGTTTTAAACCGTAATTATTTCCCTGGTGTCGATTTGAATTCCTTTGACGAAAAGTCAAAAATTGCCATCATAAAAGAGATACAAGAAGATTTTAGAGTAGCGTATCAAGGAATTATCAAGCTGCCGATAGAAGCTAAATTTGGTGTTTACACCGCTTTTGTCTATTACAAAAAGCTGCTTAAGAAACTCGAAAACACACCATGTCACGAAATTGGCACGACTAGAATTCGGGTGTCAAATTATACCAAAGCCGGATTATTGGCACAATCTTTCGTATCCTATAAATTAAAATTAGTTCAATAA